In Candidatus Hydrogenedentota bacterium, a single genomic region encodes these proteins:
- the yqeK gene encoding bis(5'-nucleosyl)-tetraphosphatase (symmetrical) YqeK, producing MPIVKMRRYKEFLGILRENLPEDKVSHCIFVAEYAASLAVKAGVPHDEVVTAGMLHDLCRTQSGDVLLARARGYGLDISETQLQVPMLLHGPVAAEECREELGIDDEDVYNAIYWHTTGRPGLGRTGQLIYLADFSEPTRKFPEAAKARTLAREQGLEAALRYVARAKFEHLQSKEVVDPVAEEFLDWVEREYPA from the coding sequence ATGCCCATCGTTAAGATGCGCCGATACAAGGAATTTCTTGGGATTCTTCGGGAAAACCTGCCCGAAGACAAGGTCAGCCATTGTATCTTCGTGGCGGAATACGCCGCGTCGCTCGCCGTGAAAGCGGGCGTGCCCCACGATGAAGTGGTGACGGCGGGCATGCTGCACGATCTCTGCCGCACCCAATCGGGCGATGTGCTCCTGGCCCGTGCCCGGGGCTATGGTCTGGACATCAGCGAAACCCAGCTTCAGGTCCCCATGCTGCTCCACGGTCCCGTGGCCGCCGAAGAGTGCCGCGAGGAGCTCGGCATCGACGATGAAGATGTTTACAACGCGATCTACTGGCACACCACGGGCCGGCCGGGGCTGGGGCGCACGGGTCAGTTAATCTACCTGGCGGACTTCAGCGAGCCCACCCGCAAATTCCCCGAAGCCGCGAAGGCGCGGACGCTTGCGCGGGAGCAGGGCCTCGAAGCGGCGCTGCGCTATGTGGCCCGCGCCAAGTTCGAGCACCTTCAGTCCAAAGAGGTGGTCGATCCCGTTGCCGAAGAATTTCTCGATTGGGTCGAGCGGGAATACCCGGCGTGA
- a CDS encoding class I SAM-dependent methyltransferase, with translation MNTPDAFADLARYYDPLMSHVNYDRWFFTTTALADLVKEPIRHLDAACGTATLVSMLRKTGWDTLGSDLSPAMIQTGKKKDTALPLAVADLRALPYRDSFELITCLFDSLNFLLEEEELGEAFVQLHGALRDGGILYADIITERMVTEHFEGQSWTEDNDGFTSRWSSEYDKKKAIAESYVRINTGNTSVIRERVYDLALVKRLLEKAGFDILGAFDAENWKTPRRKTTRVDLIAVKKGAPGIEKRFAKVAAQVRRLAFGD, from the coding sequence GTGAACACACCGGATGCCTTTGCGGACCTCGCCCGCTACTACGATCCGCTCATGTCCCATGTGAATTATGACCGATGGTTCTTCACGACTACCGCCCTCGCGGATCTGGTGAAAGAACCGATTCGCCATCTCGACGCCGCCTGCGGTACTGCCACGCTCGTGTCCATGCTCCGCAAGACCGGTTGGGACACTTTGGGCAGCGATCTCTCTCCCGCGATGATCCAGACGGGAAAGAAAAAGGACACGGCCCTGCCGCTTGCGGTCGCCGACCTGCGCGCCCTGCCGTATCGGGACTCCTTCGAACTCATCACCTGTCTCTTCGACAGTCTGAATTTTCTGCTGGAGGAAGAGGAGCTTGGGGAGGCTTTCGTGCAACTGCACGGCGCGCTCCGCGACGGCGGGATACTCTACGCGGACATTATCACCGAGCGCATGGTGACGGAGCACTTCGAAGGCCAGTCCTGGACGGAGGATAACGACGGATTCACGAGCCGCTGGTCCAGTGAATACGACAAAAAGAAAGCCATCGCCGAGTCGTATGTCCGCATCAACACGGGAAATACCTCGGTGATCCGGGAGCGGGTCTACGATCTCGCGCTGGTCAAGCGTCTGCTGGAGAAGGCTGGGTTCGACATTTTGGGGGCCTTCGACGCGGAAAACTGGAAGACGCCACGTCGGAAAACGACACGGGTGGACCTCATCGCGGTCAAAAAAGGGGCTCCCGGTATCGAGAAGCGCTTCGCGAAAGTGGCCGCTCAGGTGCGGCGGCTGGCCTTTGGAGACTGA
- a CDS encoding glutamate-5-semialdehyde dehydrogenase, with the protein MAYYAELPTKHALPPNSPSGPAIAGCRMSLEQELNSIGRQARAASNALRSLSRRVKDAALIEIARRLRAEGARLKAENTKDLALGREKGLSSAMLDRLELTDERIEGMAEGLEQVAALPDPVGDVDQQYVHPNGLRMARIRQPIGVVGIIYESRPNVTADAAALCLKSGNACILRGGSEAFFSNTAIAQIFIEGAKSAGVPDHAVQMLGTTDREAVAAMLKLDKYIDVIVPRGGKGLITFIYENSRIPVIAHLDGVCHTYLHEDADEHMAKSIAINAKMQRPGVCNAMETLLVHEAAAPMLLPEIARELASLGCEIRGCDRTRQLIPCKEATDEDWVTEYVDKILSIKIVASLDEAIAHINEYGSHHSDAIITESYEASERFLDEVDSATVYVNASTRFTDGFEFGLGAEIGISTNKLHVRGPMALEGLTTQKYVIRGNGQIRE; encoded by the coding sequence ATGGCATACTATGCCGAATTACCCACAAAGCACGCGCTTCCCCCGAATTCCCCTTCGGGACCAGCTATCGCAGGATGTCGAATGAGTCTAGAGCAGGAATTGAATAGCATCGGGCGTCAGGCCCGCGCGGCGTCGAATGCGCTGCGCTCGTTGTCGCGCCGCGTGAAGGATGCCGCGCTGATCGAGATTGCGCGGCGTCTTCGGGCCGAAGGCGCGCGCCTGAAGGCGGAAAACACGAAAGACCTCGCGCTGGGTCGCGAAAAGGGCCTCTCCAGCGCCATGCTGGATCGCCTGGAACTGACCGATGAGCGGATCGAAGGCATGGCCGAGGGCCTGGAGCAGGTCGCGGCGTTGCCCGATCCCGTGGGCGATGTGGACCAGCAATATGTCCACCCGAACGGCCTGCGCATGGCGCGGATCCGCCAGCCCATCGGCGTGGTGGGCATCATTTATGAAAGCCGGCCCAACGTGACGGCGGACGCCGCGGCGCTCTGTCTTAAATCGGGCAATGCCTGCATCCTGCGCGGCGGCTCGGAAGCCTTTTTCTCCAATACTGCGATTGCCCAGATTTTCATTGAGGGTGCGAAGAGCGCGGGCGTTCCGGATCATGCCGTGCAGATGCTGGGCACGACGGATCGCGAGGCGGTGGCCGCGATGCTCAAGCTGGACAAGTATATCGACGTGATCGTGCCCCGCGGCGGCAAGGGACTGATTACCTTCATCTACGAAAACTCCCGCATTCCCGTCATCGCCCATCTCGATGGCGTGTGCCACACCTATCTCCACGAAGACGCCGACGAGCACATGGCCAAGTCCATTGCGATTAACGCCAAGATGCAGCGGCCCGGCGTGTGCAACGCCATGGAGACCCTGCTGGTCCATGAGGCCGCCGCCCCCATGCTGCTGCCGGAGATCGCCCGCGAACTGGCCAGCCTCGGCTGCGAAATTCGCGGTTGCGACCGGACCCGCCAGCTCATCCCCTGCAAGGAAGCGACGGATGAAGACTGGGTGACGGAGTATGTGGACAAGATCCTGTCCATCAAGATCGTGGCGTCCCTGGATGAAGCGATTGCCCATATCAATGAGTACGGTTCGCACCATTCCGACGCCATCATCACGGAGAGTTACGAAGCTTCCGAGCGCTTCCTGGACGAGGTGGACAGCGCAACCGTGTACGTCAATGCCTCCACGCGTTTTACGGATGGATTCGAATTTGGCCTGGGCGCGGAAATTGGCATCAGCACGAATAAGCTCCATGTGCGCGGCCCCATGGCGCTCGAAGGGCTGACCACGCAGAAATACGTCATTCGCGGCAACGGCCAGATTCGGGAGTAG
- a CDS encoding DinB family protein, which yields MSQPSDLAQGDTPAYTKTMMDYLGDREPFSVFEATPSALRAAAEAVSEDKLRTPEAPGKWSVLNVVQHLAHVELVLGTRFRIVLAEEGSPLAAMDPDRWIANLFPDEFGLEEALTDFANVRAMNLRLLRRVRGDQWARYGIHSQRGNETLSTMVRMYAAHDLYHLYQIERIRRAVDS from the coding sequence ATGTCTCAACCTTCCGATCTTGCTCAGGGCGATACACCCGCCTACACGAAAACCATGATGGATTACCTTGGTGATCGGGAACCCTTTTCCGTGTTTGAGGCGACGCCTTCCGCCCTGCGTGCGGCGGCGGAAGCGGTGTCAGAGGACAAACTGCGTACGCCGGAGGCGCCGGGGAAGTGGTCCGTGTTGAACGTGGTGCAGCACCTGGCTCATGTGGAACTGGTGCTTGGAACGCGATTTCGGATCGTTCTCGCGGAGGAGGGTTCGCCCCTGGCGGCAATGGACCCCGACCGTTGGATTGCCAACCTCTTTCCGGATGAATTCGGCCTGGAAGAGGCGCTAACGGATTTCGCGAACGTACGCGCCATGAACCTGCGCCTGTTGCGTCGGGTGAGGGGCGACCAGTGGGCGCGCTACGGTATCCATTCCCAGCGTGGCAACGAGACCCTGTCCACGATGGTGCGGATGTACGCGGCCCATGATTTGTATCACCTGTATCAGATTGAGCGAATAAGGCGAGCAGTTGACAGTTGA
- the nadD gene encoding nicotinate (nicotinamide) nucleotide adenylyltransferase has product MRIGVFGGTFDPIHRTHVDIGRAALAHKGLDRVLFVVSADPPHKGGDEITPADDRYAMVEAALKSEPGLEPCDLELHREGPSYTADTMKALRGLYPDAEFFLIIGQDALIDLPGWRSPQGILDEARLLVLPRPSEVRAIPAVLEGHYEMLPFAESLMSSTDVRRRLAEGDAAADSLPPAVFDIVQERGLYHAHR; this is encoded by the coding sequence TTGCGCATCGGTGTCTTCGGCGGAACTTTCGACCCCATCCACCGCACCCATGTGGACATCGGCCGCGCGGCCCTGGCGCACAAGGGGCTGGATCGGGTGCTCTTTGTGGTCTCCGCCGATCCGCCCCACAAAGGCGGCGACGAGATCACCCCGGCGGATGACCGCTATGCCATGGTGGAGGCCGCATTGAAGAGCGAGCCGGGGCTGGAGCCCTGCGATCTCGAACTGCACCGTGAAGGCCCTTCCTACACGGCCGACACGATGAAAGCCCTGCGCGGCCTCTATCCCGACGCCGAGTTTTTTCTGATCATCGGGCAGGATGCCCTGATCGATCTGCCCGGATGGCGATCACCCCAGGGCATTCTGGATGAAGCGCGTCTGCTCGTACTGCCCCGGCCCAGCGAGGTGCGGGCGATTCCCGCCGTGCTCGAAGGCCACTACGAGATGCTGCCCTTTGCCGAGAGCCTCATGTCTTCGACCGACGTGCGCCGCCGCCTCGCCGAAGGCGATGCCGCCGCCGACAGTCTGCCGCCCGCCGTGTTTGACATTGTTCAGGAACGGGGTCTCTACCATGCCCATCGTTAA